In Spodoptera frugiperda isolate SF20-4 chromosome 4, AGI-APGP_CSIRO_Sfru_2.0, whole genome shotgun sequence, a single window of DNA contains:
- the LOC118272655 gene encoding testis-expressed protein 47 isoform X1 produces MLKFLTLPELDTKSVLNVVEDNFRKLNLKAYAIRMIYIGEHALPKEEIIQHFSRSIELVNSTYCEINVYGLLLVYDSYFVHILEGSEDTIHRHLRFLFRRETNWKAKRSNLDQPINVDSETEFLNIIMADNTETEDVPERIMFRRLKLVMIYHSIRTLLFTKWRAVTARPPSLIGKLDLFGTLQDHLEQLRIFLNKLTKICAFAKADENLSFEGLKVVDPKMEALPEVALIDFLLQSPHILPLRETAALHRQVEDFKFYFEEVWPLPTQFTPRFLYKLKIDDSFVEPLPVMPWEVVKKEGDDEERDEREEHTDSSSD; encoded by the exons ATGTTGAAATTTCTAACTTTGCCCGAACTCGATACTAAGAGCGTCCTAAATGTTGTGGAGGATAATTTCCGAAAGCTGAACTTG AAAGCCTATGCTATACGTATGATATACATTGGCGAGCATGCACTGCCGAAAGAGGAAATTATTCAACATTTCTCGAGGAGCATTGAACTTGTGAACTCCACTTACTGTGAGATCAATGTCTACGGGCTTCTTCTTGTGTACGACAGTTATTTTGTTCATATACTGGAG GGTTCAGAAGACACAATTCACAGACACTTAAGATTTTTATTCAGACGAGAGACTAACTGGAAAGCCAAAAGGTCGAATTTGGACCAACCTATTAATGTGGATAGTGAAACCGAATTCTTGAATATCATAATGGCGGACAATACGGAGACAGAGGACGTACCGGAGAGGATAATGTTTAGACGTTTGAAACTAGTGATGATATACCACTCCATCCGCACG TTGCTATTCACTAAATGGCGAGCAGTGACAGCAAGGCCACCATCGCTCATAGGCAAACTGGATCTGTTTGGAACCCTGCAAGACCATTTGGAGCAACTACGCATCTTCCTAAACAAGCTTACTAAAATATGTGCCTTCGCTAAAGCTGACGAAAAC TTATCCTTTGAGGGATTAAAGGTAGTAGACCCTAAGATGGAAGCTCTGCCTGAAGTTGCTCTGATCGACTTCTTGTTGCAATCTCCTCACATTCTACCACTTCGTGAAACCGCGGCCTTGCATCGGCAAGTCGAAGATTTCAAATTCTATTTCG AGGAGGTTTGGCCTTTACCAACTCAGTTCACGCCTCGATTCCTTTACAAGTTGAAGATAGACGATTCTTTCGTGGAGCCTCTCCCTGTAATGCCTTGGGAAGTGGTGAAGAAAGAGGGAGATGACGAAGAGAGGGATGAACGGGAGGAACATACCGACTCGTCTTCTGATTAA
- the LOC118272655 gene encoding testis-expressed protein 47 isoform X2, with product MIYIGEHALPKEEIIQHFSRSIELVNSTYCEINVYGLLLVYDSYFVHILEGSEDTIHRHLRFLFRRETNWKAKRSNLDQPINVDSETEFLNIIMADNTETEDVPERIMFRRLKLVMIYHSIRTLLFTKWRAVTARPPSLIGKLDLFGTLQDHLEQLRIFLNKLTKICAFAKADENLSFEGLKVVDPKMEALPEVALIDFLLQSPHILPLRETAALHRQVEDFKFYFEEVWPLPTQFTPRFLYKLKIDDSFVEPLPVMPWEVVKKEGDDEERDEREEHTDSSSD from the exons ATGATATACATTGGCGAGCATGCACTGCCGAAAGAGGAAATTATTCAACATTTCTCGAGGAGCATTGAACTTGTGAACTCCACTTACTGTGAGATCAATGTCTACGGGCTTCTTCTTGTGTACGACAGTTATTTTGTTCATATACTGGAG GGTTCAGAAGACACAATTCACAGACACTTAAGATTTTTATTCAGACGAGAGACTAACTGGAAAGCCAAAAGGTCGAATTTGGACCAACCTATTAATGTGGATAGTGAAACCGAATTCTTGAATATCATAATGGCGGACAATACGGAGACAGAGGACGTACCGGAGAGGATAATGTTTAGACGTTTGAAACTAGTGATGATATACCACTCCATCCGCACG TTGCTATTCACTAAATGGCGAGCAGTGACAGCAAGGCCACCATCGCTCATAGGCAAACTGGATCTGTTTGGAACCCTGCAAGACCATTTGGAGCAACTACGCATCTTCCTAAACAAGCTTACTAAAATATGTGCCTTCGCTAAAGCTGACGAAAAC TTATCCTTTGAGGGATTAAAGGTAGTAGACCCTAAGATGGAAGCTCTGCCTGAAGTTGCTCTGATCGACTTCTTGTTGCAATCTCCTCACATTCTACCACTTCGTGAAACCGCGGCCTTGCATCGGCAAGTCGAAGATTTCAAATTCTATTTCG AGGAGGTTTGGCCTTTACCAACTCAGTTCACGCCTCGATTCCTTTACAAGTTGAAGATAGACGATTCTTTCGTGGAGCCTCTCCCTGTAATGCCTTGGGAAGTGGTGAAGAAAGAGGGAGATGACGAAGAGAGGGATGAACGGGAGGAACATACCGACTCGTCTTCTGATTAA
- the LOC118273826 gene encoding histone deacetylase HDAC1 produces the protein MAMQPHSKKRVCYYYDSDIGNYYYGQGHPMKPHRIRMTHNLLLNYGLYRKMEIYRPHKATADEMTKFHSDDYIRFLRSIRPDNMSEYNKQMQRFNVGEDCPVFDGLYEFCQLSAGGSVAAAVKLNKQASEICINWGGGLHHAKKSEASGFCYVNDIVLGILELLKYHQRVLYIDIDVHHGDGVEEAFYTTDRVMTVSFHKYGEYFPGTGDLRDIGAGKGKYYAVNIPLRDGMDDESYESIFVPIISKVMETFQPSAVVLQCGADSLTGDRLGCFNLTVRGHGRCVELVKRFGLPFLLVGGGGYTIRNVSRCWTYETSVALGVEIANELPYNDYFEYFGPDFKLHISPSNMSNQNTPEYLEKIKNRLFENLRMLPHAPGVQVQAIPEDAVNDESEDEDKVDKDERLPQSEKDKRITGDGELSDSEDEGEGGRRDNRSYRTPQPRKRPRLDKDGSTIKDEIKTEDSKDDVKNISSVEEPKKELPPNP, from the exons ATGGCGATGCAACCACATAGCAAGAAAAGAGTATGCTATTACTACGATA gtGATATTGGAAACTATTATTATGGACAGGGTCATCCCATGAAACCTCACCGTATACGTATGACACATAACTTGCTTCTCAACTATGGATTATATAGAAAAATGGAAATTTAt AGACCACACAAAGCTACTGCTGACGAGATGACAAAATTCCACTCCGATGACTATATTCGGTTCTTGCGGTCAATACGACCTGACAACATGTCCGAGTACAACAAACAGATGCAGAGAT tCAATGTGGGCGAGGACTGTCCAGTGTTTGATGGTCTTTATGAGTTCTGCCAGTTGTCAGCTGGAGGCTCTGTGGCTGCCGCTGTCAAGCTAAACAAACAG GCCTCTGAAATCTGCATAAACTGGGGTGGAGGTCTCCATCATGCTAAGAAATCAGAAGCATCTGGTTTCTGTTATGTCAATGATATTGTGTTGGGCATCTTGGAGCTGCTCAAGTACCACCAGAGAGTACTCTACATTGACATTGATGTCCACCACGGAGATGGTGTGGAGGAAGCATTCTACACAACAGACAGAGTCATGACTGTATCATTCCACAAATATGGAGAATATTTCCCTGGCACTG GTGACCTGCGGGATATTGGCGCTGGTAAGGGCAAATACTACGCGGTAAACATCCCCCTGCGTGACGGTATGGATGACGAGTCTTACGAATCTATCTTCGTACCCATCATCTCGAAGGTCATGGAGACGTTCCAACCAAGTGCAGTGGTATTGCAATGTGGTGCAGACTCCTTAACAG GTGACAGGCTTGGTTGTTTCAATTTGACTGTACGTGGCCATGGTCGCTGCGTAGAACTCGTAAAGAGATTTGGTCTACCATTCTTGCTTGTTGGAGGAGGAGG ATACACAATTCGTAATGTTTCTCGTTGCTGGACTTACGAGACCTCAGTAGCTCTTGGCGTGGAAATAGCTAATGAGCTCCCCTACAATGACTACTTTGAATACTTCGGCCCTGACTTCAAACTTCACATATCACCTAGTAACATGTCCAATCAGAACACACCAGAGTACTTGGAGAAAATTAAGAACAGGCTGTTTGAAAATCTGCGAATGTTACCGCATGCGCCCGGTGTACAG GTGCAAGCTATCCCCGAAGACGCAGTTAACGATGAATCCGAGGATGAAGATAAAGTTGACAAAGATGAGAGGTTGCCACAAAGTGAAAAG GACAAGCGCATCACTGGTGATGGGGAATTGTCTGACTCGGAAGATGAAGGGGAAGGCGGTCGTCGCGATAACAGGTCGTACAGAACACCACAGCCCCGCAAGCGCCCGCGTTTAGACAAAGACGGATCTACAATCAAAGATGAAATCAAAA CTGAAGACTCAAAGGATGACGTCAAGAACATCAGCAGCGTTGAAGAACCAAAGAAAGAATTGCCGCCTAATCCCTGA
- the LOC118272656 gene encoding uncharacterized protein LOC118272656 — MAMNILPRLLTRRSLRKILSEGTKLTGGEVASVTLLNNICIPYSTVNHEHLLRQFRNKTQYSQKYYSIKAAHQSVVDDYRNEHNITCIGEDIPNPYIEIEKSDFPEYIKSFLKNQGFEKPTIIQSQGWPIALSGQNFVGIAQTGTGKTLAYLLPAVVHIKEKKAKKGLGPIVLVLAPTRELARQIENVAKSFEKSMNIRTLCVYGGASRAIQASKLQEGVDILIATPGRLNDFITSKTVSLNRSTYVVLDEADRMLDMGFEPQIRQALEGVPLERQILMFSATWPKEVRHLAKDYLGEFVQVNVGSTELSANHNIKQHVHICDTDKKLSLLQSIMHEISGEGFGKLLIFANTKRFVDTLTLALRRNGWPADGIHGDKTQAQRDKIIYRFKNGRAKILVATDVAARGLDVDGVTHVINYDFPNTSEDYIHRIGRTGRHENKGVSHTILTDEDARQASSLIEVLKEANQEIPQDLDDLARSHDISKMKEKQMKMRPKQNNYQYGQNNHQYGQNNRSNFQYGQRNKFNRFNKFKSVKSSRYGDDYV, encoded by the exons ATGGCGATGAATATACTGCCAAGACTCCTGACTCGACGAAGTTTACGTAAAAT ATTATCAGAGGGCACCAAATTAACTGGTGGTGAAGTTGCTTCAGTCACCTTACTGAACAATATCTGTATACCTTATTCAACAGTCAATCATGAGCACCTTTTAAGACAATtcagaaacaaaacacaatactcTCAAAAGTATTATTCTATTAAAGCAGCACATCAAAGTGTAGTAGATGATTATCGCAATGAACACAACATTACTTGCATTGGAGAAGATATACCAAACCCATACATAGAAATAGAGAAGAGTGACTTCCCAGAATACATCAAGTCATTTTTAAAAAATCAAGGTTTTGAGAAACCAACCATTATACAATCACAAGGATGGCCTATTGCTTTGAGTGGACAGAATTTTGTAGGAATTGCACAAACAGGGACTGGCAAAACATTAGCTTACTTGTTACCAGCTGTTGTTCATATTAAGGAGAAAAAGGCAAAGAAAGGCCTAGGTCCTATTGTACTTGTCCTTGCACCTACAAGGGAACTAGCTCGACAAATAGAAAATGTAGCAAAAAGTTTTGAAAAGTCCATGAATATTAGAACACTCTGTGTCTATGGTGGAGCCAGTCGTGCAATTCAAGCTAGCAAGCTTCAAGAAGGAGTTGATATACTTATTGCTACTCCTGGTAGATTAAATGACTTCATTACGAGCAAAACTGTCTCATTGAATCGATCAACTTATGTTGTATTAGATGAAGCTGATAGGATGTTAGACATGGGGTTTGAACCTCAAATACGGCAAGCTTTAGAAGGAGTCCCACTTGAAAGGCAAATTTTGATGTTTTCTGCCACTTGGCCTAAGGAAGTGAGACATCTTGCTAAAGACTATTTGGGAGAGTTTGTGCAAGTTAATGTGGGGTCCACTGAACTGTCTGCAAACCACAACATAAAGCAACATGTACATATATGTGACACAGataaaaaactaagttt ACTTCAATCTATAATGCATGAGATTTCTGGCGAAGGATTTGGTAAATTGTTGATTTTTGCGAACACTAAGAGATTTGTGGATACTTTAACCCTTGCACTAAGAAGAAACGGTTGGCCAGCGGATGGGATTCATGGTGATAAGACTCAGGCCCAGagagacaaaattatttataggttTAAGAATGGTCGTGCAAAGATTTTAGTAGCAACTGATGTTGCTGCACGAGGACTTG ATGTGGATGGTGTTACACACGTGATCAACTATGATTTCCCCAACACGTCTGAAGACTACATCCACAGAATAGGCCGCACTGGTCGTCATGAAAACAAAGGAGTGTCTCACACTATCCTTACTGACGAGGACGCGAGGCAAGCCAGCAGTTTGATTGAAGTTCTCAAAGAAGCTAATCAG gaaATTCCACAGGATTTAGACGACTTGGCTCGTTCACATGATATATcgaaaatgaaagaaaaacagaTGAAGATGAGACCAAAGCAAAATAACTACCAATACGGACAAAATAACCACCAATACGGACAAAATAACAGAAGCAACTTCCAATACGGTCAAAGAAACAAGTTTAATAGATTCAACAAATTCAAAAGCGTTAAATCAAGTAGATATGGTGATGATTAcgtgtaa
- the LOC118272409 gene encoding ATP-dependent RNA helicase p62, whose amino-acid sequence MSNSWNNSRAPSGGSKFSGERKFGSSNGSRFGNGGSKFGGNGGSGGRFGGSGGGFGGGGGKKDFTGGQNMRRPNWDSMSLQPFNKDFYNPHPTVLSRSPYEVEEYRSKHEITVSGVEVPNPIQNFEEANFPDYVNQSISNMGYKDPTPIQAQGWPIAMSGKNLVGIAQTGSGKTLAYILPAIVHINNQPPIRRGDGPIALVLAPTRELAQQIQQVASDFGNSAYVRNTCVFGGAPKREQGRDLERGVEIVIATPGRLIDFLEKGTTNLQRCTYLVLDEADRMLDMGFEPQIRKIIEQIRPDRQTLMWSATWPKEVRKLAEDYLGDYLQINIGSLQLSANHNILQIVDVCQEHEKENKLNVLLQEIGQSQEPGAKTIIFVETKRKVENITRNIRRYGWPAVCMHGDKTQQERDETLYQFKQGRASILVATDVAARGLDVDGIKYVINFDYPNSSEDYIHRIGRTGRSKSKGTSYAFFTPSNSRQAKDLVSVLQEANQVVNPQLQTMADRCGGGGGWNRNRYGGGRGGGGSFKRGSNFGRGNGGSNGGGGHKRFNSDY is encoded by the exons AT GTCTAATAGTTGGAACAATAGCCGTGCTCCAAGCGGTGGTTCCAAATTCAGCGGAGAAAGGAAGTTTGGAAGCAGCAATGGCTCCCGATTTGGAAATGGCGGATCGAAGTTCGGTGGTAATGGCGGAAGTGGTGGTCGATTCGGCGGATCTGGTGGCGGTTTTGGAGGCGGTGGCGGTAAAAAAGATTTTACCGGCGGTCAAAACATGCGCCGTCCAAATTGGGATTCAATGTCTCTGCAACCATTCAACAAGGATTTCTACAACCCACACCCAACAGTTCTAAGCCGATCACCTTATGAAGTTGAAGAGTATAGAAGCAAACATGAGATCACTGTTAGTGGAGTTGAAGTCCCTAATCCTATTCAGAACTTTGAAGAAGCAAACTTCCCTGATTATGTCAATCAAAGCATAAGCAACATGGGGTACAAAGATCCTACCCCTATTCAAGCTCAAGGTTGGCCTATTGCCATGTCTGGCAAGAATTTGGTTGGTATTGCACAGACTGGATCAGGCAAAACTCTTGCTTACATTCTACCCGCTATTGTGCATATCAATAATCAGCCCCCTATTCGGCGAGGAGATGGCCCTATTGCATTGGTACTTGCACCAACTAGGGAATTGGCACAACAGATCCAACAAGTTGCTTCAGACTTTGGTAACTCTGCCTATGTCCGTAACACTTGCGTATTTGGTGGTGCACCCAAGAGAGAACAAGGCCGTGACTTGGAACGTGGAGTTGAGATAGTAATTGCCACACCTGGCAGATTGATTGATTTCTTAGAAAAGGGTACCACCAATTTACAAAGATGCACATATTTGGTCTTGGATGAGGCTGACCGAATGTTAGACATGGGTTTTGAACCCCAAATTAGAAAAATCATTGAGCAGATTCGCCCTGATAGACAAACTTTGATGTGGTCTGCCACATGGCCCAAAGAAGTAAGAAAATTAGCTGAAGATTACTTGGGAGATTACCTTCAAATTAACATCGGATCCCTTCAGTTATCAGCCAATCACAACATCTTGCAGATTGTAGATGTCTGCCAAGAACATGAGAAGGAAAATAA attaaatgttttattacaagaaATTGGACAGAGCCAAGAGCCTGGTgccaaaacaattatttttgtagaaaCTAAGAGGAAAGTAGAAAATATCACTAGGAATATCAGACGATATGGATGGCCTGCAGTATGCATGCATGGAGACAAGACCCAGCAAGAGAGAGATGAAACATTATATCAATTTAAGCAAGGCCGTGCCAGTATACTTGTAGCAACAGATGTTGCAGCCAGAGGActtg atGTTGATGGAATTAAATACGTTATTAACTTTGATTATCCAAACTCATCAGAGGATTACATTCACCGAATTGGTAGAACAGGACGTTCAAAATCAAAAGGCACTTCCTATGCCTTTTTCACCCCATCTAACTCTCGTCAAGCCAAAGACCTTGTGTCTGTACTACAAGAAGCCAATCAG gtGGTGAATCCTCAACTCCAAACCATGGCTGATCGCTGCGGTGGAGGTGGAGGCTGGAACAGAAACAGATATGGAGGCGGTCGCGGTGGCGGCGGCTCATTCAAGCGTGGAAGCAATTTCGGAAGGGGCAATGGAGGAAGCAACGGTGGTGGTGGCCACAAGAGATTTAACAGtgactattaa
- the LOC118272361 gene encoding uncharacterized protein LOC118272361 has translation MDKLKKKKRIRRQTRKTIAGIKLPPIEPVEGIKTIVDVDPAYYSLVEGRPLKQNKSIHEYKKHIKSVALNRTLHGFLVDEILRIDKEIEAERNIYETAYKHFEEYQNSFDKFLADDNNKTIAIMQKSDALAKELANQTENHKKANYDLASLKSKLQYIDESLMILLSFQNFLYKASPILWQNKNNIKLDVDHPEIFVMDSDIFAKIDQDAIEKKLQNLPMPLLYFETPKQLLTIFDLLEKQNLNYLLLTTEFNSEKNKFLKTVDVMKTKLRQELDFIKEKINEIQDTIKRNEDREAEIKEVFYRILEQKIRHIVSSDMTLQIFNYVEFAYEQLIAPNETKFASLDMALALEREYDNLTLNISVYDLDMIKQIEKETYEHGHIEIKRAKEAFKMLKDVDKLSKRLKSSYEPTRRKIYE, from the exons ATGGATaaactgaaaaagaaaaaacggATCCGAAGACAAACGAGAAAAACGATCGCTGGAATAAAACTGCCGCCTATTGAACCCGTTGAAGGTATTAAAACTATTGTAGATGTAGATCCTGCCTATTATTCTTTGGTCGAAGGCCGACCATTGAAACAGAATAAATCAATACACGAatacaaaaaacatataaaaagtgTGGCACTAAACAGAACTCTTCACGGATTCCTAGTTGATGAAATTCTCCGGATTGATAAAGAAATTGAAGCGGAGCGTAATATTTATGAAACTGCTTACAAGCATTTCGAAGAATACCAAAACAGTTTCGATAAATTTCTTGCAGACGACAATAATAAAACGATTGCTATAATGCAGAAATCTGATGCCTTAGCAAAGGAATTGGCCAATCAAACTGAGAATCATAAGAAGGCTAACTATGATTTGGCATCACTTAAGTCCAAATTGCAGTACATTGACGAAAGTTTAATGATACTTCTATCTTTCCAAAATTTTCTCTACAAAGCTTCCCCAATTCTGTGGCAAAATAAGAATAACATTAAGTTAGATGTAGATCACCCCGAAATATTTGTAATGGATTCTGATATCTTTGCGAAAATTGACCAAGATGCCATTGAGAAGAAACTGCAGAACTTGCCTATGCCACTACTATACTTTGAGACTCCAAAACAGTTGCTGACgatatttgatttattggaaaaacagaatttgaattatttGCTGTTGACTACAGAATTTAATTCGGAGAAAAACAAATTTTTGAAGACTGTCGATGTTATGAAAACGAAGCTACGCCAAGAATTAGATTTCATTAAGGAAAAG atCAATGAAATACAAGATACAATCAAAAGAAACGAAGACCGCGAAGCTGAAATAAAGGAAGTTTTCTACAGGATATTAGAGCAAAAAATTAGGCACATTGTGTCATCAGATATGACGCTACAGATTTTCAATTACGTGGAATTTGCTTACGAGCAACTGATAGCAccaaatgaaacaaaatttgCTTCTTTAGATATGGCTTTAGCTTTAGAGCGAGAATATGATaatttgactttaaatatttcCGTGTACGATCTGGATATGATAAAGCaaattgaaaaagaaacatACGAACATGGCCACATAGAAATAAAGCGAGCTAAGGAAgcctttaaaatgttaaaagatGTCGATAAACTTTCAAAGCGTTTGAAATCTTCGTATGAACCAACAAGACGAAAAATCTAcgaataa